A section of the Citrus sinensis cultivar Valencia sweet orange chromosome 8, DVS_A1.0, whole genome shotgun sequence genome encodes:
- the LOC102619920 gene encoding uncharacterized protein LOC102619920 yields MDEHIVKAPNTNTTQKLNTSLDHDLSLSTCAFFLSSNGLSHDDDDDDDDDDNQFEICDIATITVESVSYTSLKDLLPLSPSSAAAITSPTNNSSWHEIPIKNPLVKQAALAYLQPMSSPPEVGGSRGFFGKFKDTVCCCCQCECFGWIHDVVLRSLRDEDDKKVD; encoded by the coding sequence ATGGATGAACATATCGTTAAGGCTCCAAACACGAACACAACGCAAAAGCTAAACACAAGTTTAGACCACGATTTGTCTTTAAGCACTTGTGCTTTTTTCTTAAGCAGCAACGGTTTATCacacgatgatgatgatgatgatgatgatgacgacaATCAGTTTGAGATATGTGACATAGCGACGATAACTGTAGAATCAGTAAGCTACACAAGCCTGAAGGACTTGTTGCCGTTGTCACCGTCGTCGGCGGCGGCGATCACGTCACCGACGAACAACTCGAGCTGGCACGAGATCCCCATCAAGAACCCACTTGTAAAACAAGCTGCTCTGGCTTACTTGCAGCCTATGTCCAGCCCCCCGGAGGTTGGCGGTAGCAGAgggttttttggtaaattCAAAGACACCGTGTGTTGCTGCTGTCAATGTGAGTGCTTTGGGTGGATACACGATGTCGTTTTGAGGAGTTTGAGAGATGAAGATGATAAGAAAGTCGACTGA